In one Paramisgurnus dabryanus chromosome 21, PD_genome_1.1, whole genome shotgun sequence genomic region, the following are encoded:
- the rgs19 gene encoding regulator of G-protein signaling 19 isoform X4 produces the protein MYTGPVPADRESPMVRSETSPSRAQHPSPTQKPNTCCFCWCCCCSCSCLTVRSEDDKRGRRKDQETKLEYFPCETCTKPTVEEIKQWAQSFDKLMKNPAGRNKFREFLRTEYSEENMLFWLACEDLKKEINKSSIEEKARLIYEDYISILSPKEVSLDSRVREVINRRMQEPTPHIFEDAQLQIYMLMHRDSYPRFLNSSIYRSLVQGGSRSSSES, from the exons TACACAGGACCTGTCCCGGCAGACCGCGAGTCTCCGATGGTGCGGAGCGAGACATCCCCCAGCCGCGCCCAGCATCCCTCCCCCACACAGAAACCCAACACCTGCTGCTTCTGCTGGTGCTGCTGCTGTAGCTGCTCATG TCTCACTGTTAGGAGTGAAGATGACAAGCGTGGGCGAAGGAAGGACCAGGAGACCAAGTTGGAGTACTTTCCATGTGAAACTTG CACCAAACCGACCGTAGAAGAGATTAAACAGTGGGCGCAGTCTTTCGATAAGCTGATGAAGAACCCGGCGGGGCGGAACAAGTTTCGCGAGTTCCTGCGGACGGAGTACAGTGAGGAGAACATGCTCTTCTGGCTGGCCTGTGAAGACCTGAAGAAAGAGATCAACAAGAGCTCAATCGAGGAGAAAGCACGCTTGATCTATGAAGACTACATCTCTATACTCTCACCCAAAGag GTGAGTCTGGACTCTCGAGTGAGGGAAGTGATCAACAGGAGGATGCAGGAGCCGACCCCTCATATATTTGAAGACGCACAGCTGCAGATCTACATGCTCATGCACAGAGACTCCTACCCACGATTCCTCAACTCCTCCATCTACAGATCACTGGTGCAGGGAGGGTCGCGCTCTTCGTCTGAATCATAG
- the rgs19 gene encoding regulator of G-protein signaling 19 isoform X1, whose protein sequence is MCFRKRNGYRPPDHFNAKIYTGPVPADRESPMVRSETSPSRAQHPSPTQKPNTCCFCWCCCCSCSCLTVRSEDDKRGRRKDQETKLEYFPCETCTKPTVEEIKQWAQSFDKLMKNPAGRNKFREFLRTEYSEENMLFWLACEDLKKEINKSSIEEKARLIYEDYISILSPKEVSLDSRVREVINRRMQEPTPHIFEDAQLQIYMLMHRDSYPRFLNSSIYRSLVQGGSRSSSES, encoded by the exons TACACAGGACCTGTCCCGGCAGACCGCGAGTCTCCGATGGTGCGGAGCGAGACATCCCCCAGCCGCGCCCAGCATCCCTCCCCCACACAGAAACCCAACACCTGCTGCTTCTGCTGGTGCTGCTGCTGTAGCTGCTCATG TCTCACTGTTAGGAGTGAAGATGACAAGCGTGGGCGAAGGAAGGACCAGGAGACCAAGTTGGAGTACTTTCCATGTGAAACTTG CACCAAACCGACCGTAGAAGAGATTAAACAGTGGGCGCAGTCTTTCGATAAGCTGATGAAGAACCCGGCGGGGCGGAACAAGTTTCGCGAGTTCCTGCGGACGGAGTACAGTGAGGAGAACATGCTCTTCTGGCTGGCCTGTGAAGACCTGAAGAAAGAGATCAACAAGAGCTCAATCGAGGAGAAAGCACGCTTGATCTATGAAGACTACATCTCTATACTCTCACCCAAAGag GTGAGTCTGGACTCTCGAGTGAGGGAAGTGATCAACAGGAGGATGCAGGAGCCGACCCCTCATATATTTGAAGACGCACAGCTGCAGATCTACATGCTCATGCACAGAGACTCCTACCCACGATTCCTCAACTCCTCCATCTACAGATCACTGGTGCAGGGAGGGTCGCGCTCTTCGTCTGAATCATAG
- the rgs19 gene encoding regulator of G-protein signaling 19 isoform X2, whose product MCFRKRNGYRPPDHFNAKIYTGPVPADRESPMVRSETSPSRAQHPSPTQKPNTCCFCWCCCCSCSWSEDDKRGRRKDQETKLEYFPCETCTKPTVEEIKQWAQSFDKLMKNPAGRNKFREFLRTEYSEENMLFWLACEDLKKEINKSSIEEKARLIYEDYISILSPKEVSLDSRVREVINRRMQEPTPHIFEDAQLQIYMLMHRDSYPRFLNSSIYRSLVQGGSRSSSES is encoded by the exons TACACAGGACCTGTCCCGGCAGACCGCGAGTCTCCGATGGTGCGGAGCGAGACATCCCCCAGCCGCGCCCAGCATCCCTCCCCCACACAGAAACCCAACACCTGCTGCTTCTGCTGGTGCTGCTGCTGTAGCTGCTCATG GAGTGAAGATGACAAGCGTGGGCGAAGGAAGGACCAGGAGACCAAGTTGGAGTACTTTCCATGTGAAACTTG CACCAAACCGACCGTAGAAGAGATTAAACAGTGGGCGCAGTCTTTCGATAAGCTGATGAAGAACCCGGCGGGGCGGAACAAGTTTCGCGAGTTCCTGCGGACGGAGTACAGTGAGGAGAACATGCTCTTCTGGCTGGCCTGTGAAGACCTGAAGAAAGAGATCAACAAGAGCTCAATCGAGGAGAAAGCACGCTTGATCTATGAAGACTACATCTCTATACTCTCACCCAAAGag GTGAGTCTGGACTCTCGAGTGAGGGAAGTGATCAACAGGAGGATGCAGGAGCCGACCCCTCATATATTTGAAGACGCACAGCTGCAGATCTACATGCTCATGCACAGAGACTCCTACCCACGATTCCTCAACTCCTCCATCTACAGATCACTGGTGCAGGGAGGGTCGCGCTCTTCGTCTGAATCATAG
- the rgs19 gene encoding regulator of G-protein signaling 19 isoform X3: MMDILYTGPVPADRESPMVRSETSPSRAQHPSPTQKPNTCCFCWCCCCSCSCLTVRSEDDKRGRRKDQETKLEYFPCETCTKPTVEEIKQWAQSFDKLMKNPAGRNKFREFLRTEYSEENMLFWLACEDLKKEINKSSIEEKARLIYEDYISILSPKEVSLDSRVREVINRRMQEPTPHIFEDAQLQIYMLMHRDSYPRFLNSSIYRSLVQGGSRSSSES; the protein is encoded by the exons TACACAGGACCTGTCCCGGCAGACCGCGAGTCTCCGATGGTGCGGAGCGAGACATCCCCCAGCCGCGCCCAGCATCCCTCCCCCACACAGAAACCCAACACCTGCTGCTTCTGCTGGTGCTGCTGCTGTAGCTGCTCATG TCTCACTGTTAGGAGTGAAGATGACAAGCGTGGGCGAAGGAAGGACCAGGAGACCAAGTTGGAGTACTTTCCATGTGAAACTTG CACCAAACCGACCGTAGAAGAGATTAAACAGTGGGCGCAGTCTTTCGATAAGCTGATGAAGAACCCGGCGGGGCGGAACAAGTTTCGCGAGTTCCTGCGGACGGAGTACAGTGAGGAGAACATGCTCTTCTGGCTGGCCTGTGAAGACCTGAAGAAAGAGATCAACAAGAGCTCAATCGAGGAGAAAGCACGCTTGATCTATGAAGACTACATCTCTATACTCTCACCCAAAGag GTGAGTCTGGACTCTCGAGTGAGGGAAGTGATCAACAGGAGGATGCAGGAGCCGACCCCTCATATATTTGAAGACGCACAGCTGCAGATCTACATGCTCATGCACAGAGACTCCTACCCACGATTCCTCAACTCCTCCATCTACAGATCACTGGTGCAGGGAGGGTCGCGCTCTTCGTCTGAATCATAG
- the rgs19 gene encoding regulator of G-protein signaling 19 isoform X5 yields the protein MVRSETSPSRAQHPSPTQKPNTCCFCWCCCCSCSCLTVRSEDDKRGRRKDQETKLEYFPCETCTKPTVEEIKQWAQSFDKLMKNPAGRNKFREFLRTEYSEENMLFWLACEDLKKEINKSSIEEKARLIYEDYISILSPKEVSLDSRVREVINRRMQEPTPHIFEDAQLQIYMLMHRDSYPRFLNSSIYRSLVQGGSRSSSES from the exons ATGGTGCGGAGCGAGACATCCCCCAGCCGCGCCCAGCATCCCTCCCCCACACAGAAACCCAACACCTGCTGCTTCTGCTGGTGCTGCTGCTGTAGCTGCTCATG TCTCACTGTTAGGAGTGAAGATGACAAGCGTGGGCGAAGGAAGGACCAGGAGACCAAGTTGGAGTACTTTCCATGTGAAACTTG CACCAAACCGACCGTAGAAGAGATTAAACAGTGGGCGCAGTCTTTCGATAAGCTGATGAAGAACCCGGCGGGGCGGAACAAGTTTCGCGAGTTCCTGCGGACGGAGTACAGTGAGGAGAACATGCTCTTCTGGCTGGCCTGTGAAGACCTGAAGAAAGAGATCAACAAGAGCTCAATCGAGGAGAAAGCACGCTTGATCTATGAAGACTACATCTCTATACTCTCACCCAAAGag GTGAGTCTGGACTCTCGAGTGAGGGAAGTGATCAACAGGAGGATGCAGGAGCCGACCCCTCATATATTTGAAGACGCACAGCTGCAGATCTACATGCTCATGCACAGAGACTCCTACCCACGATTCCTCAACTCCTCCATCTACAGATCACTGGTGCAGGGAGGGTCGCGCTCTTCGTCTGAATCATAG